A window of Mucilaginibacter paludis DSM 18603 contains these coding sequences:
- a CDS encoding TonB-dependent receptor plug domain-containing protein, with protein sequence MVLTVLCMLLRASYLWVWRKRTILIVPLLCCGLNTLAQLPVLNDTAKIHQLQEVLINAGNQREVAISASPLQLLSGKQLDRLSSFSVAEAIRYFSGVQLKDYGGIGGLKTINVRSMGSNHTAVFYDGIELGNAQNGQVDLGKFSLDNIDAVALYNGQKSTIFQPAKGFTSGSSLYLSSKRPLFRDSCNSIEKITLKTGSFGLINPSFLWQYKLSPHSYNSFNSELINANGQYKFRYTNGVYDTTAVRQNGDIRAVRFEDGLYGIMKDSSSWSARGYYYQSERGLPGAIIANKFNYSQRLWDRDFFVQSSYQTNTNKRYSLMANLKYANNYTRYLDPEYITTTGFLDNRYREQQIYLSLANRYRINSWWDIDLSADYLWDKLDANIYHFPYPVRQTELMALATQFHFYRLDIQANLLGTLVQDKVSNFTGAGNKQEYTPTILLSWQPLASPNLRLRGFYKNIFRMPTLNDLYYTVVGYPFLRPEFTKQYNAGFTYQKNFTKGALSSIAVQTDAYYNQVTDKIVAIPNANLNSWTMFNIGKVAIKGLEINAQALWQLTGEFVLHTSANYTRQRALDDSTNQQIPYIPLNSGSFLAGADWRRLSVNYSFIYVGYRYDQKANIPANYLQPWYTHDLSASYTAPVKHHQVKFSVEVNNLLNQYYEVITNFPMPGRAYRFSISYTY encoded by the coding sequence ATGGTATTAACCGTGCTGTGCATGCTTTTGCGTGCAAGTTATTTATGGGTTTGGCGTAAACGGACAATTTTAATTGTTCCCTTGTTATGTTGTGGCCTCAATACCCTGGCGCAATTGCCCGTTTTAAACGATACCGCCAAGATACACCAGTTGCAGGAGGTGCTTATCAATGCCGGCAATCAGCGCGAGGTAGCTATTTCGGCTTCTCCATTGCAATTACTTTCGGGCAAGCAGCTTGATCGCTTGAGCAGTTTTTCGGTAGCCGAGGCTATCCGCTATTTTTCTGGCGTACAGCTTAAAGATTACGGTGGAATAGGGGGGCTCAAAACCATCAACGTACGCAGCATGGGCAGTAACCACACTGCCGTTTTTTATGATGGTATTGAACTGGGTAACGCACAGAACGGGCAGGTGGATCTGGGTAAGTTTTCGCTGGATAATATTGATGCGGTTGCGCTTTACAACGGGCAAAAGAGTACCATATTTCAACCGGCTAAAGGTTTTACATCGGGCAGTTCGTTATACCTTAGTAGTAAGCGCCCGCTTTTTCGGGATAGCTGCAACAGTATTGAGAAAATCACGCTCAAAACCGGCTCATTCGGTTTAATCAATCCCTCGTTTTTATGGCAGTATAAACTAAGTCCTCATAGCTACAATAGCTTCAATTCCGAATTGATCAATGCTAACGGTCAATACAAATTCAGGTATACCAACGGCGTTTACGATACCACAGCCGTTCGGCAGAACGGGGACATCCGCGCTGTGCGATTTGAGGATGGCTTATATGGAATAATGAAAGACAGTAGCTCCTGGTCGGCAAGGGGATATTATTATCAATCGGAGCGTGGTTTGCCCGGAGCCATCATAGCCAATAAATTTAATTATTCGCAACGACTATGGGACAGGGATTTCTTCGTTCAATCATCTTATCAAACCAATACCAATAAAAGGTATAGCTTAATGGCTAACTTAAAATATGCCAATAATTATACCCGATACCTGGATCCCGAATATATAACTACCACCGGCTTTCTGGATAACCGCTATCGCGAGCAGCAAATTTATTTATCGCTGGCCAATCGCTATCGTATCAATTCCTGGTGGGATATCGACTTGTCTGCCGATTATTTGTGGGATAAGCTGGATGCTAATATTTACCACTTTCCATACCCGGTACGCCAAACCGAACTGATGGCGCTGGCTACGCAATTTCATTTTTACCGGTTAGATATTCAGGCCAACCTGTTGGGTACCTTGGTTCAGGACAAGGTGAGCAATTTTACAGGTGCCGGCAATAAGCAAGAGTACACACCAACCATACTGCTGTCGTGGCAGCCACTTGCATCACCTAACCTGAGGCTGAGAGGATTTTATAAAAATATTTTCAGGATGCCCACCTTGAACGATCTCTATTATACCGTGGTAGGTTATCCGTTTTTAAGGCCCGAGTTTACCAAGCAATACAATGCCGGATTTACCTACCAAAAAAACTTTACAAAGGGAGCGCTAAGTAGTATTGCAGTACAAACGGACGCCTATTACAACCAGGTTACCGATAAGATAGTTGCCATACCCAATGCCAACCTGAACAGCTGGACGATGTTCAATATAGGCAAGGTAGCCATTAAAGGGCTCGAAATTAATGCACAAGCTTTATGGCAGCTAACAGGAGAGTTTGTGCTGCATACCAGCGCTAACTATACCCGCCAGCGTGCTTTAGATGATAGCACAAACCAACAGATTCCTTATATCCCGCTCAATAGCGGATCGTTCCTGGCTGGTGCCGACTGGCGCAGGCTATCTGTTAATTATAGTTTTATTTATGTAGGATACCGGTACGATCAAAAAGCTAATATTCCGGCTAATTACCTACAGCCCTGGTATACTCACGATCTGTCGGCAAGTTATACCGCCCCGGTTAAACATCATCAGGTTAAATTTTCTGTGGAAGTCAATAACCTTTTAAATCAGTATTACGAGGTGATTACCAATTTCCCTATGCCGGGCCGCGCCTACCGTTTCTCCATCAGCTACACCTATTAA
- a CDS encoding YncE family protein — protein MIKLNNYRFLISAALAALLSPSCRKDAQPINEQVQTLFPAQPASTIKGLYLLNEGNMNSNKASLDYVDFTTGLYRRNIYNEVNPGVTKGLGDVGNDAGIYGSKLYIVVNNSNKVEVLNAQSGKRLGQIDITNCRYVTFHNGKAYVSAYLGTVGDPAAPNGIVAEIDTATLGVTRKVTVGRQPEEMAIVAEKLYVANSGGYSPPNYERTVSVIDLATFTESSRIDVAINLDRLKADQYGDIYVTSRGDYYQIPSRLFVIDTHTGQVKKTFDMPVSNLWIDGDNAYIYSANFSYLTGKNTVQYAMINVKDETVLGKQFITDGTDKQITIPYGIVVNPVTKEVYVTDAKDYVTPGVLYCFDSAGKKEWSVTTGDIPGHFAFVY, from the coding sequence ATGATCAAATTAAACAATTACCGGTTTTTAATATCCGCCGCCCTGGCTGCCCTGCTATCTCCTTCGTGCCGTAAAGATGCGCAGCCAATTAATGAGCAAGTACAAACCTTGTTCCCGGCGCAGCCTGCCAGTACAATTAAGGGTCTTTATTTGCTTAACGAGGGCAACATGAATTCCAACAAAGCATCACTGGATTATGTGGACTTTACTACCGGTTTATACCGGCGAAATATTTACAACGAGGTTAACCCTGGCGTAACCAAGGGCTTAGGCGATGTTGGCAATGATGCCGGAATTTATGGCTCCAAGCTTTATATTGTAGTCAATAACTCCAATAAGGTGGAGGTGCTTAACGCGCAAAGCGGAAAACGACTTGGGCAAATTGACATTACCAATTGCCGCTATGTTACGTTCCATAACGGTAAGGCTTATGTGAGTGCTTACCTGGGTACCGTTGGAGATCCGGCAGCGCCTAACGGGATAGTTGCTGAAATTGACACGGCTACATTAGGCGTTACCCGCAAGGTAACCGTGGGTAGGCAGCCCGAAGAAATGGCTATCGTAGCCGAAAAATTGTATGTGGCAAACTCCGGCGGATACAGCCCGCCGAACTATGAGCGTACTGTATCGGTGATAGACCTGGCTACCTTTACCGAGAGCAGCCGTATTGATGTAGCCATCAATCTGGATCGTTTAAAGGCGGACCAGTACGGCGATATCTACGTTACGTCACGCGGCGACTACTATCAAATCCCGTCAAGGCTTTTTGTGATCGATACCCATACCGGTCAGGTTAAAAAAACTTTTGATATGCCGGTGAGTAATCTTTGGATAGATGGTGATAATGCCTATATCTACAGCGCAAACTTTAGTTACCTCACCGGTAAAAATACCGTGCAATACGCTATGATCAATGTAAAGGACGAAACCGTCCTGGGCAAGCAATTTATTACCGACGGTACTGATAAACAGATAACCATCCCGTATGGCATAGTTGTGAACCCAGTTACCAAAGAAGTTTATGTAACCGATGCAAAAGATTATGTAACGCCGGGTGTGCTCTATTGCTTCGACAGCGCTGGTAAAAAAGAATGGTCGGTTACTACCGGCGACATTCCCGGGCATTTTGCTTTTGTTTATTAA